The nucleotide sequence TTTGCTCCctgcccattctctctctccagtCATCCTCATCCTGCTTGGGGCCTTTTGGAAACCAGATGGGTATATTggttcaggttgttgttgttgttgttgttcagtcgtgtccgactcttcgtgaccccatggaccagagcacaccaggcaccccatcctccactgcctcccgcagtttagccaaactaatgccagtcgtttcaagaacattgtccaaccatctcatcctctgtcgtccccttctccttgtgccctccatctttcccaacatcagggtcttttccagggagtcttctcttctcatgaggtggccaaagtattggagcctcaacttcaggatctgcccttccagtgagcattgtatttgtccatggagttttcttggcagggatactggagtggcttgccagttccttctccaggtggatcacatttagtctaaactctccgctatgacctgtccatcttgggtggccctgcacggcatagctcatagcttccctgagttattcaagccccttcgccacgacaaggcagtgatccattgGTTCAGGTACCTCCTCTTATACCAAGCTCAGAgtgacctttgttgttgttcagtcgtgtccaactcttcgtgaccccatggaccagagcacgccaggcacgcctatctttcactgcctcccgcagtttggccaaactcatgttagttgtttcgagaacactgtccaagagTGACCTTATCTCtgccgagaacaaacttagttggtctctaaggtgctactggaaggaattttttattttattttgttttgactatggcagaccaacacaggtacctacctgtaacttatctcTGCAATTATTGCAGCTCCCAGATGAAATTTCCAGTTTCATGGCTGGTGATGCCTGGTGTGACCCATTTCAGCTTATGCAGTCAGCTGATATAGACACCTAGGTGTTTGGCTGAGGGGGGTAAACTGGTCAACCGGAGACCCAGATAACAATCAGAAGCAGAAATCAcatttggggaaattgtttttttaaaaaatcgtcAGCATAATAAAAGTGAATGCAATTCATTTTATTTAAGGTGCAATCATCTACCATTCTTCACAAAATAACACTATGCAACACATTGGTTAAATGGGAGAAAGAAGTTGTGAAACTAAATCTATGAAAGTATCTGGTAAAGTGGGCATTACCTGAAAGCTATAATCTAGCTCAGGGGATTAAAATTAACTATGAATTTAACCATAGCTAAGTATATGCATTCGCCCAGCTAAATTCTACCCCTCCTGTAATCTAATGTTTCTATATTCCCAGAGCGACGTCTTAATTTAACAGAAGCTGCCAACAGAGAGGTTAACCCCAGGGAACAAGCTCCTCTGGTCTTGGAGGCAGGTTAGACCCGAGGTCAAACTGGTGTCCAGGATAAACATCAAGGAAAATGCAAGATACAAAATTAGCTCCCATTGCAGCTCTTTTCCTATTCCATTCACTTAGAGGGTTTCCTCCATGGTGTGGGTTTTGTGGTGTGATATGAGACTTCCCTTATCATGGTTCTTTCCACACTCatgaatttctccccaacaagGGTTTTGGATAGAAGTTAAGGCTTCCACTATATCTGAAACTCTTTTgatgtaccatacatttaaagagcttctcccctgtgtggattggTCGATGGGATCTGAGGCTCAGAGAGGTTCTTTCCACacgccatgcatttaaatggcttctacCCTGTGTGGGTTCTTTAATGCTTAGTAAGGTCACCTTTCCcaactgaagttctttccaaaCACCATGTATAAATATGGCTCCCcagtgtggattctttgatgtaAAATAAGAGGGTAAGAACAACTGAACCTCTTTCAATACTCCATACATTCATGCAATTTTCCCACTGTGTGGGTTCTTTTATGTAAAGTAAGATTACtcctttgactgaagctctttccgcactcaaCACATTTAAACGGTTTCTCCCTGTTATGGGTTCTTTGATGTAAAGTAAGATTACTCCTCTGACTGAAACACTTTCCACACTcaacacatttaaatggtttctccccactgtgggttctttgatgtaaAGTAAGATTACTCCTCTGACTGAAGCATTTCCCACACTCCACACATGTAAATGGTTTTTCTCCTCTGTGGATTTTCTGATGTAAAGTAAGTTTACTCCTCTGAGTGAAgcattttccacactccatgcacttaaatggtttgtcccctgtgtggattctttgatgtaAAGTGAGTTTACTTctctgactgaagttctttccacattccatgcatttaaagggtttctctcccgtgtggattctttgatgtaAAGTAAGTCTATTtccctgactgaagctctttccacactccatgcatttaaagggtttctcccctgtgtgcatTCTCCGATGCACAGTAAGGTCACAAGTCCTACGaaagttcttcccacactccatgcatttaaacggtttctcccctgtgtggattctttgatgtgATTTGAGGCTTCCCCTATCAcagaagttctttccacactccatgcatttatagGGTGTCTCCCCTGTATGGGTTCTTTGATGCACAGTAAGGTCACTAGTCctacggaagctctttccacactctctgcattgaaatggtttctcccctgtgtggattctttggTGCACAGTAAGGGCACTACTCCTAGGGAACCTCTtgccacactccatgcatttaaatggtttctccccagtgtggattctttgatgtgATTTCAGACTTCCCCTAtcacagaagctctttccacactccatgcatttatatggtgTCTCTCCTCTATGGGTTCTTTGATGTAAAGTAAGATAGTAAttgcgactgaagctctttccacactccatacatttatttttttttttttataagattttattattttctattaaaacaaagggagaacataacataaacaacaacattcacaatataaaaatacaaaatacaatacataaacacaatacaaaaacataatcaaacaatcacaataaaaagaaacatatacaaacctttaaactaacatttatcctcttacttttcttgttactatcttctctattttgagggacttcccccattccctccactgtcttcaaaatcatatatatcttcaaggtagctttgtatcttgttctattcacattaactcaatttttaatacactttactttgcttaatcatatcttaactttaacaccaaatcttaacacgattcctaacaattaaatttttcacacaaaaaatatcttaccaacaattttatctaacatatatctactaaagccgctattctatttaattctgctcagatattcaattttactgttttgactaaataatccttaaatttcttccaatcccttgacaccttctcctccctctggtcccggattctggcggtcagctctgcgagttccatatattccatcatcttcatctgccattcttccaccgttggtatctcttcgcctttccatgttcttgccaataagattctagctgctgttgtggcatacataaaaaacactctatcctgactgggtaccacactccatacatttaaatggtttctcccctgtgtgggttctttgatgtgcAGTAAGGCTTCTGCTCTGGCTAAAGGtcattccacactccatacatttcaGTAGTTTCTCACTGGTATGGGTTCTGTCATGAACAGTAAGGTTACGTCTTGAACcgaaactctttccacacaccaTACATCTGTGAGGTTTTGCTCCTGTGTGCGTTATCTGATGTGAAGCAAGGTTTCCACTCTGactaaaactctttccacactccatacatttaaatggtttctcccctgtgtgggttatTTGATGTGCAGTAAGTCTTCCCTTCTGGCTAAatccctttccacactccatacatttaaatggcttctctccagtatggattctttgatgtgcAATAAGGCTTCCTCTCTggctaaagctctttccacactccatacatttaaatggtttctcccctgtgtgggtgaTTTGATGCGCAATAAGtcttccactctgactgaaatcCTTTCCACACtgtatgcatttaaatggtttctcccctgtgtgggtttgTTGATGGAATCTAAGGTTTCCACTTgtactgaaactctttccacactctatgcaCGCATATGGTTTGTCCCCTGTGTGTATACTTTGATGTACATTAAGATACCCACTGCTACTGAaactttttccacactccatacatttaaatggtttctccccggtgtgcgtTCTTTGATGCTGAGTAAGGTCACCTCTCCcacaaaagctctttccacactccatacatttaaatggtttctcccctgtgtggattctttgatgtgCAGTAAGGTTTCCACTCTGggtaaagctctttccacactcgataCATGtgtaaggtttctctcctgtatgggtTCTTTGATGTGAATAAAGGTAACCTCTCCAActaaagcactttccacactccttgcatttaaatggtttctccattgtgtgtgttgtgtaatgCAAATTAAGGCTTCCACCATGTCTGAAACTCTTTccgcacaccatacatttaaacggtttctcccccgtgtgggttctttgatgtaaAGTAAGGGTATTCTTATgagtgaagttctttccacactccatgcagttgaacggtttctcccctgtgtgggttctttgatgtaaAGTAAGGGTATTCCTatgggtgaagctctttccacactccttgcATTTATATGGCTTCTTCCCTGTGTGGGTTTTTAGATGCTTAGTAAGGTTACTAAtgccactgaagctctttccacactctttgcatttaaatggcttctctcctgtgtgcgttGTTTGATGCTGAGTTAGAGTTCCActgcgactgaagctcttcccacactctaggcatttaaatggtttctcccctgtgtgagttctttgatgttgAGCAAGAGTTTtactatgactgaagctctttccacacttcaAACATTTCagtggtttctctcctgtgtggatgtTGTAACGTATATTAAATTGAGTTGGGTGACTATTTAGTTTGCTGCGTTCTAGACATGCTTTCCCAGGGTTTTCTGTGTGATCTTCCTGTGAACTCGGGGGTACATGGACATCGGTGTCCTCAGTAGCCGAGGATTTAATTCCACCACTCTTCAACATGTTTCCTACATGCTTTTGGGGTGCCCCTTGATAAACAAAAGTCTCTTTCCATGCTTCTTGCTCTACATTTTCTGATGACACCATGGATGGCTCCCCATTATTCTCCCTGTTTTGCCCATTACCTTtttggaagagaaggagaaaaagaaaacgtCATTCAAATTGCAAGGTAGAAGCAGACACTATGAATCTGGCCCATTTCTCTGCTACTCTGACTTTCTCCACACCCATCATtctgcttggacactgaggtccagtgccaagggccttctggcggttccctccctgcgagaagccaaattacagggaaccaggcagagggccttctcagtagtggcccccaccctgtggaacaccctcccatcagatgtcaaagagaaaaccaactagcagacttttaggagacatctgaaagcagccctgtttagggaagcttttaatgtttaatagattattgtattttaacattctgttggaagccgcccagagtggctggggagacccagccagatgggcggggaataaataaaaaattattattattattattaaacattttcaaGCATCTTCCCCTACTTCTTTCCATGCCCAGCGGAATCGGAGGTTAGCAAGGGATATGTGTCATgtagtttgtggggggggggagtcccaaggACTAGCTGGAGAAGCTTTCGGGTCCACATTTGTCCCTGTGGGCTATTCCAAGAGCCCTACATGGGCCAACTAGATGTGGACAGGAATCCAGAAGCAAGACATAAAGGGAACAgacctctccttcctctctttccagaagaaaaagaaacccacaaCACAACCTACCCACAACCTACCTGCTGAGGTCACCCCTTATTTGAGATCCTGGAGAAATGGATTGTGTCCTTCTTCCCAACAGGAACGGAGGTCTGATTCTTTCAAGGAAATAGACAATGATAGATACCTTTAATCACAAAACATCCAGCCATTTCTAATCAATCTGTATCTACGAGTTCAAAGCCAAGGAAAGGGATTATTTTGATGCTATGAATGACTAGGAGAGGCCTGTGTGGTCCCTGCTATtgctctttaaatgtatggtacatcAAAAGAGTTTCAGATATAGTGGAAGCCttctttttacaaagagagaaggtggtgttgaaaggaagccgctgaacagctgttcagcaagtgagtGGGGAGAGTGATaatgtattatgtattatgtatttactccatagggacgcgggtggcgctgtgggttaaaccacagagcctagggattgctgatcaaaaggtcggcggttcgaatccctgcgacggggtgagctcccattgctcggtccctgcttctgcccacctagcagttcgaaagcacgtcaaagtgcaagtagataaatagggaccgctctggcgggaaggtaaacagagtttccgtgcgctgctctggttcgccagaagtggcttagtcatgctggccacatgacccggaagctgtacgctggctccctcggccattaacgcgagatgagcgccgcaaccccagagtcggacatgactagacctaatggtcaggggtccctttacctttatttacccCATAACGTTATGCCCATAAGAAGTTCACACGCACAAGAAGAATAAAAGAAGACTGGTTAATTACTTGAAATGCACGTGTAAATGGTCGATACCAGGGAAATGCAACATGGTTTGATTTCAGAAGACAAAACTTCCCCCAAATGAAGAGGCTGGTGAAAGGAAGTTGGTAAATCATTCCACTTGATTTTATACTCTAGATCAGGAAAGGTACCAGGACGGCAAAGAGGACATTGGGATGGTTAATCAGCAGAGACAAAGAAGCAGCGAGAGACTAGAAGGCTTCCTTCAAAAAACTGAAATCTTGTCCAAATGAAGAGAACAAATGACACAAAGAGCAAATTCACGCCTCCAACGTCTAACAGCCAAGAGGAATAAAAAATGCATCCTTACCTAGAGAGGCCACCATCTCATAATTCTCCTCCGTGACTTCCTTGTGCAGAGCTCTTTGGCCGggatccagcagagcccactcCTCCTCCGTGAAAAACACGGCCACCTCCTCAAAGGTCAAGagggcctggaagaagaagaggaagaaaacagagCTTCTCTTAGATGCCCATCAT is from Lacerta agilis isolate rLacAgi1 chromosome 2, rLacAgi1.pri, whole genome shotgun sequence and encodes:
- the LOC117042195 gene encoding zinc finger protein OZF-like isoform X2, producing the protein MVSSENVEQEAWKETFVYQGAPQKHVGNMLKSGGIKSSATEDTDVHVPPSSQEDHTENPGKACLERSKLNSHPTQFNIRYNIHTGEKPLKCLKCGKSFSHSKTLAQHQRTHTGEKPFKCMECGKSFSRNYYLTLHQRTHRGETPYKCMECGKSFCDRGSLKSHQRIHTGEKPFKCMECGKRFPRSSALTVHQRIHTGEKPFQCRECGKSFRRTSDLTVHQRTHTGETPYKCMECGKNFCDRGSLKSHQRIHTGEKPFKCMECGKNFRRTCDLTVHRRMHTGEKPFKCMECGKSFSQGNRLTLHQRIHTGEKPFKCMECGKNFSQRSKLTLHQRIHTGDKPFKCMECGKCFTQRSKLTLHQKIHRGEKPFTCVECGKCFSQRSNLTLHQRTHSGEKPFKCVECGKCFSQRSNLTLHQRTHNREKPFKCVECGKSFSQRSNLTLHKRTHTVGKLHECMEY
- the LOC117042195 gene encoding zinc finger protein 91-like isoform X1, which gives rise to MVSSENVEQEAWKETFVYQGAPQKHVGNMLKSGGIKSSATEDTDVHVPPSSQEDHTENPGKACLERSKLNSHPTQFNIRYNIHTGEKPLKCLKCGKSFSHSKTLAQHQRTHTGEKPFKCLECGKSFSRSGTLTQHQTTHTGEKPFKCKECGKSFSGISNLTKHLKTHTGKKPYKCKECGKSFTHRNTLTLHQRTHTGEKPFNCMECGKNFTHKNTLTLHQRTHTGEKPFKCMVCGKSFRHGGSLNLHYTTHTMEKPFKCKECGKCFSWRGYLYSHQRTHTGEKPYTCIECGKSFTQSGNLTAHQRIHTGEKPFKCMECGKSFCGRGDLTQHQRTHTGEKPFKCMECGKSFSSSGYLNVHQSIHTGDKPYACIECGKSFSTSGNLRFHQQTHTGEKPFKCIQCGKDFSQSGRLIAHQITHTGEKPFKCMECGKSFSQRGSLIAHQRIHTGEKPFKCMECGKGFSQKGRLTAHQITHTGEKPFKCMECGKSFSQSGNLASHQITHTGAKPHRCMVCGKSFGSRRNLTVHDRTHTSEKLLKCMECGMTFSQSRSLTAHQRTHTGEKPFKCMECGKSFSRNYYLTLHQRTHRGETPYKCMECGKSFCDRGSLKSHQRIHTGEKPFKCMECGKRFPRSSALTVHQRIHTGEKPFQCRECGKSFRRTSDLTVHQRTHTGETPYKCMECGKNFCDRGSLKSHQRIHTGEKPFKCMECGKNFRRTCDLTVHRRMHTGEKPFKCMECGKSFSQGNRLTLHQRIHTGEKPFKCMECGKNFSQRSKLTLHQRIHTGDKPFKCMECGKCFTQRSKLTLHQKIHRGEKPFTCVECGKCFSQRSNLTLHQRTHSGEKPFKCVECGKCFSQRSNLTLHQRTHNREKPFKCVECGKSFSQRSNLTLHKRTHTVGKLHECMEY